In Desulfovibrio sp. UIB00, the following are encoded in one genomic region:
- a CDS encoding Mor transcription activator family protein yields MTNRPIDPAKPDNSQPELVKSSAETSAPEGDSRVRRKNNPAWGHALRMAETEEQWRELINHLPDNARQIWRALNDMKQFWGVLRAFGGQCIRVPRNVPKDRTHPLRKTLGLKCLRKLMATFGGTSLYVPRCTALVTRLRQHEIVKGFSRSTGGGSSSTAAVSSLARRHGVSDRRVWQILKKESSVPPQAKLLLMLGDSAQISAQKHDNAL; encoded by the coding sequence ATGACCAATAGGCCCATTGACCCGGCAAAGCCCGATAACAGTCAGCCAGAACTTGTTAAATCTTCAGCAGAAACTTCTGCTCCGGAGGGCGATTCGCGTGTGCGCCGCAAAAATAATCCCGCATGGGGCCATGCCCTGCGCATGGCTGAAACAGAGGAACAGTGGCGCGAGCTTATCAACCATTTGCCCGACAATGCGCGCCAAATATGGAGAGCCCTCAACGACATGAAGCAGTTCTGGGGGGTACTGCGCGCCTTTGGCGGGCAATGCATACGCGTACCGCGCAATGTGCCCAAGGACAGAACGCATCCGCTGCGCAAAACGCTTGGCCTTAAATGCCTGCGCAAGCTCATGGCGACTTTTGGCGGCACAAGCCTGTATGTACCCCGCTGCACAGCTCTTGTGACCCGCCTTCGGCAACATGAGATCGTCAAAGGTTTTTCACGCAGCACTGGGGGTGGTTCAAGCAGTACGGCTGCGGTGTCCAGCCTGGCGCGCCGTCACGGCGTGTCTGACCGCCGCGTATGGCAGATTCTGAAAAAAGAAAGCTCCGTTCCCCCGCAGGCTAAACTTCTGCTGATGCTTGGCGATTCCGCGCAAATTTCTGCCCAGAAGCACGATAATGCGCTGTAA
- a CDS encoding S24 family peptidase, which yields MKKAQAPLVSAFGARMRQRRENLGLHKQVLADTVGLSLTTIQQYENGQMPKGSHAVRLADALECSLDWLLAGRGDCGNGMVHTPEARLMMVPMAEARLSAGTGSFETGGEVLRHYAFRWDFLRRKGNPAQMVLLRVSGDSMQPRIVNNDVVLIDQSQREPVPGRIYAVGVEDMVYLKVLDAMPGKLILTSINPDFAPIEADTSEQLGGLVRIIGRAVWVGRELD from the coding sequence ATGAAGAAAGCACAAGCGCCCCTGGTATCAGCTTTTGGCGCGCGTATGCGTCAGCGCAGGGAAAACTTGGGGTTGCACAAGCAGGTACTGGCAGACACGGTGGGTCTGAGCCTGACGACTATTCAGCAGTATGAGAACGGGCAGATGCCCAAGGGCAGCCATGCCGTGCGGCTTGCCGATGCCCTTGAGTGCTCGCTGGACTGGCTGCTGGCCGGGCGTGGTGATTGCGGCAACGGAATGGTGCACACGCCCGAAGCGCGGCTTATGATGGTTCCTATGGCCGAGGCCCGGCTTTCTGCCGGGACAGGAAGTTTTGAAACTGGCGGCGAGGTGTTGCGCCACTATGCCTTCAGGTGGGATTTTTTACGGCGTAAGGGCAATCCTGCGCAAATGGTGCTGTTGCGCGTCTCTGGCGACAGCATGCAGCCCCGGATTGTGAACAATGACGTGGTGCTGATAGACCAGAGCCAGCGTGAGCCAGTGCCGGGGCGCATATACGCTGTGGGCGTGGAGGATATGGTTTATCTTAAGGTGCTGGATGCCATGCCGGGCAAGCTCATACTTACCAGCATCAACCCGGATTTCGCCCCTATTGAAGCCGATACAAGTGAGCAACTGGGCGGCCTGGTGCGTATCATCGGCAGGGCCGTATGGGTAGGGCGAGAGCTGGACTGA
- a CDS encoding NirD/YgiW/YdeI family stress tolerance protein yields MRYLLVMIMSLMLAAPAFAATTTDAPAAPHAARKAKGVTKVAPVDTVAKALAAANKTPVSVTGTIVEPVQGKKNRYVFEDGTGRMTVALGKKAAAAAHIEAQSKVHLTGVMVVKAGKEGVMAVRKAEMQQ; encoded by the coding sequence ATGCGTTATCTGCTCGTTATGATCATGTCCCTCATGCTCGCCGCTCCGGCCTTTGCCGCAACCACCACCGATGCTCCTGCTGCTCCTCACGCTGCCCGCAAGGCCAAGGGCGTGACAAAAGTCGCTCCGGTCGATACGGTAGCCAAGGCATTGGCCGCTGCCAACAAAACCCCTGTGTCCGTTACCGGCACCATCGTGGAACCAGTGCAGGGCAAGAAAAACCGCTACGTCTTTGAAGACGGCACTGGCCGCATGACCGTAGCTCTTGGCAAAAAGGCCGCCGCTGCCGCGCACATTGAAGCGCAGAGCAAGGTTCACCTGACCGGTGTCATGGTGGTCAAGGCTGGCAAAGAAGGCGTGATGGCTGTGCGTAAGGCTGAAATGCAGCAGTAG
- a CDS encoding NirD/YgiW/YdeI family stress tolerance protein, whose translation MQTVRPAPYLFFLLLAFSLVISMESAPVAAGFEGPGVAATVTRAVDVLGAQDDAPCVLEGHLVEKLPRRKHRYLFEDHSGQVVVEIDNKIFEQLTITPKDKVRLQGHVDWNRKRPNEVEVDSISVMGPITPKDLPESAAPAQKIGPARR comes from the coding sequence ATGCAAACAGTGCGCCCCGCCCCGTATCTTTTTTTTCTGCTCCTTGCGTTCAGCCTTGTGATCTCTATGGAATCAGCCCCGGTCGCGGCGGGTTTTGAAGGGCCAGGCGTTGCCGCCACGGTAACGCGGGCCGTTGACGTGCTGGGCGCGCAGGATGACGCACCGTGCGTTCTTGAAGGGCATCTGGTGGAAAAGCTGCCCCGCCGCAAGCACCGTTATCTGTTTGAGGATCACAGTGGACAGGTCGTTGTGGAAATCGACAACAAGATTTTTGAGCAACTGACGATCACGCCCAAGGACAAGGTGCGCCTGCAAGGCCATGTGGACTGGAACCGCAAGCGGCCCAATGAGGTGGAAGTGGATTCCATATCCGTCATGGGTCCCATAACGCCAAAGGACCTGCCTGAATCAGCGGCTCCGGCGCAAAAAATTGGCCCCGCAAGGCGCTGA
- a CDS encoding response regulator transcription factor: MAVALLLVEDNEDILANLYAFLEPQGYELDCARNGRTGLAMALEQHFDCIVLDIMLPGIDGISLCRELRDKHHKHTPIIMLTARDTVADRVQGLEAGADDYLVKPFALKELEARIRALLRRGRMSSGNTADGGAVWTYADLTFNSGEHWAERQGRRLRLSPTGFRILDELMRVAPGLVRREDLEHALWGDDPPEGSALRTHIHELRRELDKPFAEPLLHTVPHVGYRLSTDPGDND; the protein is encoded by the coding sequence ATGGCCGTTGCCCTTTTGCTTGTGGAGGACAACGAGGATATTCTCGCCAACCTCTATGCCTTTCTGGAGCCGCAGGGCTATGAGCTTGACTGCGCGCGCAACGGCAGGACGGGCCTTGCCATGGCGCTTGAACAGCACTTTGACTGTATTGTGCTGGACATAATGCTGCCCGGCATTGACGGCATAAGCCTGTGCCGCGAACTGCGCGACAAGCACCACAAACACACCCCTATTATTATGCTCACAGCCAGGGATACCGTGGCTGACCGGGTACAGGGGCTTGAAGCCGGGGCTGACGATTACCTCGTCAAACCCTTTGCCCTCAAGGAGCTTGAGGCCCGCATACGTGCCCTGCTGCGGCGTGGGCGCATGTCTTCCGGCAATACCGCCGATGGTGGGGCAGTGTGGACATATGCGGATCTGACGTTCAATTCTGGTGAGCACTGGGCCGAGCGGCAGGGCCGCCGCCTGCGGCTGAGCCCCACGGGTTTTCGTATCCTTGATGAACTGATGCGCGTTGCGCCCGGCCTTGTGCGGCGTGAAGACCTGGAGCATGCCCTCTGGGGGGACGACCCGCCGGAAGGTAGTGCCCTGCGCACTCATATTCATGAGTTGCGGCGCGAACTGGACAAACCCTTTGCCGAACCTTTGTTGCACACCGTGCCGCATGTGGGCTACCGTCTGAGCACCGACCCCGGAGACAATGACTGA